In the genome of Chiloscyllium plagiosum isolate BGI_BamShark_2017 chromosome 33, ASM401019v2, whole genome shotgun sequence, one region contains:
- the LOC122539906 gene encoding protein HEXIM1-like, giving the protein MGEQLVLQSAGCPGGSSPITEHPSAAVQHDDPEAGPRERGAPPVPARGFSRLPKKRHRRRPSKKKRRWKPYFKLSWEEKKKLDERESVRAAKTRAEMFAKGFTVAPYNTTQFLMEEHNQEEPDLNPGGAGGGGGAGAGGPPRRAVKSDETSEEDELLLLDEEEQQDSGSDGMGGDGGGEFLQRDFSETYEKYHAESLQNMTKQELIREYLELEKCLSRLEDENNRLRGRLDGGKAAVRAGGRAAQEEERQMREMEHEVEELKAENQRLERENELYKKGRCLENGK; this is encoded by the coding sequence ATGGGGGAGCAGTTGGTGCTGCAGTCCGCGGGCTGTCCGGGTGGCAGCTCCCCGATCACGGAGCATCCCTCAGCCGCCGTCCAGCACGATGATCCGGAGGCCGGCCCGAGAGAGCGCGGAGCGCCCCCAGTGCCGGCCCGGGGCTTCTCCCGGCTGCCCAAGAAGCGGCACCGGCGTCGGCCGTCCAAGAAGAAGCGGCGCTGGAAGCCCTACTTCAAGCTGTCGTGGGAGGAGAAGAAGAAGCTGGACGAGAGGGAGAGCGTGCGGGCGGCCAAGACCCGCGCCGAGATGTTCGCCAAGGGCTTCACGGTGGCCCCTTACAACACCACCCAGTTCCTGATGGAGGAGCACAACCAGGAGGAGCCCGACCTGAACCCGGGGggagctggaggaggagggggtgcTGGTGCTGGAGGCCCCCCCCGGCGGGCCGTCAAGTCTGACGAGACCAGCGAGGAGGACGAGCTGCTGCTGCTGGACGAGGAGGAGCAGCAGGACAGCGGCAGCGACGGCATGGGGGGCGACGGCGGCGGCGAGTTCCTGCAGAGGGACTTCTCCGAGACCTACGAGAAGTACCACGCCGAGAGCCTGCAGAACATGACCAAGCAGGAGCTGATCCGCGAGTACCTGGAGCTGGAGAAGTGCCTGTCCCGCCTGGAGGACGAGAACAACCGGCTGAGGGGCCGCCTGGACGGCGGCAAGGCGGCGGTGAGGGCAGGCGGCCGGGCGGCGCAGGAGGAGGAGAGGCAGATGCGGGAGATGGAGCACGAAGTGGAGGAGCTAAAGGCTGAAAATCAGAGACTGGAGAGAGAGAACGAACTGTACAAGAAAGGAAGGTGTTTAGAGAACGGAAAATAA